The DNA segment AAAAACGCGTCCGATTCCAGTCCGCCTGGCTGCCCTGGCTGCTCATCGCGCCGCAGATGGCCATCATCGTGGTCTTCTTCTTCTGGCCCGCCAGCCAGGCGCTGGTGCAGTCGCTGCAGATGCAGGATGCCTTCGGCACGTCCACCGAATGGGTCGGGCTGGAGAACTTCCGGCGGCTGTTCGACGACCCCGGCTACATCGAGTCGTTCAAGACCACGGCGTTCTTCTCGGTGCTGGTGGCGGCCAGCGGCATCGTGCTGTCGCTGCTGCTGGCGGTGTTCGCCGACCGGGTGGTCAAGGGCGCCATGTTCTACAAGACCCTGCTGATCCTGCCCTACGCCGTGGCACCGGCCGTGGCCGCCGTGCTGTGGGTCTTCATGTTCTCGCCCTCGCTGGGCGTGGTGTCGTACGCGCTGGGCCATTTCGGCATCGACTGGAACCACCTGCTCAACTCCGGCCAGGCCATGGCGCTGATCGTGATGGCCTCGGTCTGGAAACAGATCTCCTACAACTTCCTCTTCTTCCTGGCGGGGCTGCAGTCCATCCCGAAGTCGCTGATCGAGGCCGCCGCCATCGACGGCGCCGGCCCGTGGCGCCGCTTCTGGAGCGTGCAGTTCCCGCTGCTCTCGCCCACCACGTTCTTCCTGCTGGTCATCAACGTGGTGTATGCGTTCTTCGACACCTTCGCCATCGTCGATGCCGCCACGCAGGGCGGCCCGGGCAAGGACACGGCCATCCTCGTCTACAAGGTCTATTACGACGGCTTCAAGGCCATGGACCTGGGCGGCTCCGCGGCGCAATCCGTGGTGCTGATGCTGATCGTGGTCGCGCTCACCGTCGTGCAGTTCCGCTACGTTGAAAAGAAAGTCCAGTACTGACATGGTCGAACGCAGCCTCACGCGCGGCATCCTCGCGCACTTCATCATGATCCTGGGCATCGTCATCGTGGCGTTCCCGCTCTACCTGGCCTTCGTGGCCTCCACCCACACGGCCCAGGAAATCGTGCAGGCGCCCATGCCCCTGCTGCCCGGCACGAACTTCTGGGACACCTACAAGGCGGCCCTCTTCGGGCGCGACCAGGGCGCCGGCTCCACCGCGCCGGTGGCCCGCATGATGTGGGTGAGCTTCGTGTCGGCCATCGTCATCACGGTGGGCAAGATCGCCATCTCGCTGCTGTCGGCCTTCGCCATCGTGTACTTCCGCTTCCCGTTCAAGGGCCTGTGCTTCTGGCTGATCTTCATCACGCTGATGCTGCCGGTGGAAGTGCGCATCGGCCCCACCTACCAGGTGGTGTCCGACTTGGGGCTGCTCAACAGCTACGCGGGCCTCACGGTGCCGCTGATCGCGTCGGCCACCGCCACCTTCCTCTTCCGGCAGTTCTTCCTCACGGTGCCGGACGAACTGGTCGAGGCCGCGCGCATCGACGGCGCCGGGCCCATGCGCTTCTTCAAGGACGTGCTGGTGCCGCTGTCGCGCACCTCCATCGCCGCGCTCTTCGTGATCCAGTTCATCTACGGCTGGAACCAGTACCTCTGGCCGCTGCTGGCGACCACGAGCGAGGACATGTACCCCGTGGTGATCGGCATCAAGCGCATGATCGCGGGCGGCGACGGGCAGAACGAATGGAACATCGTCATGGCCACCGCCATCCTGGCCATGCTGCCGCCCGCCGCGGTGGTGATCCTCATGCAGAAATGGTTCGTGAAAGGGCTGGTGGACACCGAGAAGTAGTCCTCCACCCCCCTGAAAACGCCCATTCCACCCACGCATCCCGCTACGAACCCCATCGCAACATGGCATCTCTTTCCCTGCGCAACGTCGTCAAGCGCTACGGCCACGGCCCGAAGGCCAACCAGGTGATCCACGGCGTGAACGCCGAAATCGCCGACGGCGAATTCATCGTCATCGTCGGCCCCTCGGGCTGCGGCAAGTCCACCCTGCTGCGCATGGTGGCGGGCCTGGAGGAAATCTCCGGCGGCGAGATCGCCATCGGCAACCGCGTGGTCAACGATCTGGAGCCGGCCCAGCGCGACATCGCCATGGTGTTCCAGAACTACGCGCTCTATCCGCACATGACGAACTTCGAGAACATGGCCTACGGCCTGAAGATCGCCAAGGTGCCGAAGGACGAAATCAAGGCGCGCGTGGACAAGGCCGCGAAGATCCTCGAGCTCGGCCACCTGCTCGAGCGCAAGCCGCGCGAGCTCTCCGGCGGCCAGCGCCAGCGCGTCGCCATGGGCCGCGCCATCGTGCGCCAGCCCCAGGTGTTCCTGTTCGACGAGCCGCTCTCCAACCTCGACGCCAAGCTGCGCGCGCAGACCCGCCTGGAGATCCAGAAGCTGCACCGCGAACTGGGCATCACCAGCCTCTTCGTCACGCACGATCAGGTCGAGGCCATGACGCTGGCCCAGCGCATGATCGTGATGAACGGCGGCGTGATGGAACAGTTCGGCACGCCCGAAGAGGTCTATCACACGCCCGCATCGACCTTCGTCGCGAGCTTCATCGGCTCGCCGCCCATGAACCTGCTGAAGAACGCCCCGGGCGGGCGGCAGGGCGCGATCCTCGGCATCCGGCCGGAGCACATCGACATCTCCAGCGTGGGCTGGGAGCTGCGCGTGGAGACGGTCGAGCTGCTGGGCGCCGAGCGCCTCGTCTATGGCCGCCTGCAGTCGGGTGGCGGGGACGAGCCGGTCATCGTGCGCATCGAGGAAGGCTCCCACCATCCCCAGCCCGGCGACACCATCCACGTGGAGCCCCGCATGGACCGGCTGCACTGGTTCGACGCCGCCTCCGGCAAGCGGCTCTGAGCTGCGCCGGCACCGCCCGCATGGAACACGCAGCCCCGCTGCACGCCACCATCCCGGTGCTGGCGTCCCTCGACCTCGACGAGAGCGCCGCCTTCTATTCCGGGCGCCTGGGCTTCACGGTCGCATCGCGCACCGATGACTACCTCATCGCCACGCGCGACGGCTGTGAACTGCACTTCTGGCTCTGCGGCGAGCGCCACATCGCCGAGAACACCTCCTGCTACGCGCGTGGCGACGTGCGCGCGCTGCATGCCGAATTCACGCAACGGGGGCTGGTGCTGCCGCCGCCCGTGGAGCGTCCCTGGGGCATGCGCGAGCTCTACGTGCACGATCCCCACGGCAACCTGCTCAAGTTCGGCGAACAGATCCTGACTCCCTGAGCGCCATGGGCCGCGGCCAGCGGTTCTATAGTCCATCGCCATGACTGCCACCCCATCCACCACGCCCCCCGCCGACTGGCCCTATCCCCGATGGATCGCCCACCGCGGCGCGGGCCGGCTGGCCCCCGAGAACACCCTGGCGGCCTTCCGGCTCGGCGCGCACCACGGCTACCGCATGTTCGAATGCGACGCCAAGCTCAGCAGCGACGGCGTCGTCTTCCTGCTGCACGATGCCACCCTGGAGCGCACCACCAACGGCCGGGGCACCGCTGGCGACCGCCCCTGGGGCGAACTCTCGCAGCTCGACGCGGGCAGTTGGCATTCCCGCGGCAGCGCGGGCGAACCCCTGCCGACCCTGGAGCACCTCGCGCGCTACTGCCTGGCCAACGGCTACCTGCTGAACATCGAGATCAAGCCCACGCCAGGCACCGAAGAGGAAACCGGCCGGGCCGTGGCATCGCTGGCGGCGCGCCTCTGGCACCAGGCCGAAGTGCCGCCGTTGCTCACCTCGTTCAAGGTCGCGGCCCTCGCGGGTGCGCGGGACGCGGCCCCGCTGCTGCCGCGCGGCCTGCTGCTCGACAGCTTGCCGGATGGCTGGCTCGACACAGCCCGCCAGCTGGGCTGCGCGGCCGTGGTCTGCCACCACGCGCTCTGGACGGCGGAACACGTCGCCGCCGTGAAGGACTGCGGCCTGCGCACCCTCAGCTACACGGTGAACGACGAGTGGGCCGCGCAGCGCCTGCTGGACCTCGGCACCGACGGCATCATCACCGACCGCGTGGATCTGTTCAGTCCCGCGATGGGTTGAAGCCGCCCGGGCTGCGTGCTGGCATATCGAAATCGCGATCGCATCCCGCCAAAAAACACACCCCTGTTTACCCGGATGCAGAGGGCATCCGCGCCCATACCGCCCACCCTGGAGGACACAATCGCTCCCGCTGGGCGAAATGACACATCAATTTACAAGATGGTCCAAGGGGCGAGGTTATGCGGAATTTCAAGATTTCCACGCGGCTGCTGTGGCTGCTGGGCGGGTTGTCGGCGCTGCTGGTGGCGGTGGGGGCGGTCGGGCTGCTTGGCATCGCCAGGTCCAATCACGCGCTCGAGTCGATGTACAGGGAACGGCTGACGGCGCAGATCGCGATCGCCGACCTGCGCTACCTGACGGCGCGCAACCGGCAGCTCGTGTCGGGCGCCCTGCTCTCGCCCTCTCCCGAAAAAGTCGAGCAGGCGCTTCGGGAAGCCCGGGAGAACGTGGTCCTGTCCGATCAACTCTGGAGCCGGATCCAGGCATTGCCACTGGAGCCGGAACTGCGCGAGGCGGTGCAGCGGACGGGCGAGCAGCGCCGGAAGATCATGCAGGAAGGCCTGGGCCCCGCGCTCTCCGCCCTGAAGGACGCCGACATCGCAGCCGTCCGCGTGCTGGCGGTGCGCAAGTTCGATGCGCTTTACGACCCGCTGGACAAGAGCATCGCCTCGGCCGTCGATCTCAGCCGGCAGTTCGCCGAACAGGACTATGCGCTCGCCGTGGCCCGCTTCGGCACCCTGCGCGCCGTTCTCGGGGCGGCGATCGCAGCCGGAGTGCTGCTGGCGGCGCTCTTCGGCCTGGCGCTGGTCCGCGGCATCGCCCGCTCCCTGCGGCGCGCTGCCCTGGTGGCCGATGCGGTGGCACGGGGCGACCTCACGCAGCCCATCGACGTGCGCGGACTGGACGAAGTGGCCACCGTGATGCAGTCGCTGGCCAGCATGCAGGCCAGCCTGTGCGTGGTGGTTGACAGCGTGAGGCAGACCTCGGATCGCGTGCTGACGGCCAGCGCCGAGATTGCACAGGGCAACCAGGACCTGAGCGACCGCACGGAGCAGCAGGCCGCCGCGCTGCAGCAGACGGCGGCCGCTACCGGCCAGCTCAGCGGCACGGTCAGCCAGAACGCCGACCATGCGGTGCAGGCCCACCGGCTGGCGCAGGCCGCAAGCGAGGTGGCGGTGCGCGGCGGCGCCGTGATGGCCGATGTGGTACAGACCATGCAGGGCATACAGCACAGCTCGCAGAAGATCGCCGACATCATCGGCGTGATCGACTCCATCGCTTTCCAGACCAATATCCTGGCGCTGAACGCTGCCGTGGAAGCAGCCCGCGCAGGCGACCAGGGCCGCGGCTTTGCGGTGGTGGCCAGCGAGGTGCGCAGCCTGGCAGGCCGCAGCGCCGAGGCGGCCCGCGAGATCAAGGGGTTGATCGGCGACAGCGTGGGCCGCGTGCATAGCGGCACTGCGCTGGTGGATGCCGCCGGCACCACCATGGGCGAGATCGTGGGCGCCATCCGCAGCGTCACCGGCATCGTCGGCGACATCACCGCTGCCAGCGGCGAACAAAGCACCGGCGTGGCGCAGATCAGCAGCGCCGTGGGGAGCATAGACCAGACCACCCAGCAGAACGCTGCGCTGGTGGAAGAAATGGCCGCTGCCGCCAGCCATATGCGCCACCAGGCGCAGAGCCTGGTGGATGCGGTGGCCGTCTTCCGCCTGCCGCGCGACCCCGGGCCGATGGACAGCCAGCCACCCCGCACTCCGATGCGAGCGCTGGCACAGGGGTAGCCGCTGCGGGAAGGGACCTGCGGTACCCGGCGACACGGTGATACCCTCGCGGGTCCAGCCATGGACGCGACCATTCACTCCCTTTCCCTGATGCGTTTACTGCGGCGCCTTCCGCACTCCGTGCGGGCGCTGGTCCTCCTGGCGGCCTGCCTGCTGGCCGGGCCGCCCGGCACGGCACAGGCCGCCCCGCAGGCGCCCGCCTCCGCCCCGGCATCCGCCGGCAGCGCTGCGGCATCCCGGGCCGCCGCAGCCGCTGCGGCAGCCGCCGCGGCGGACATCGTCGATCCCGACACGCCCCTGCCCTCCGTGGACGAGCTGCGCAAGCGCCTGGAAGCCATCCCCCGCAAGCTCGGCGACCAGGACGACGGCCGCAAGCTCGTGAACGACGCCTACGCCGTCGGTGCCACGGCCGAGCAGGTGGTGGCCCGCCGCACGGCCGACCTGGCAGACCTGGACAGCCGCCTCGCCGGACTCGGCCCCGCCCCCGAGAAAGGCGCGCCCGCCGATTCGCCCGACGTCGTCCAGCAGCGCAGCGCCCTCGCCAAGCAGCGCGCCACCGTCGATGCGGACCTCAAGCTCGCGCGCCTGATCGCCGTCGATGCGGAACAACTCGGCGCCGACCTCCTGCGCCAGCGGCGCCAGCAGTTCCAGGCCGAACTCACCGCGCGTGCCGACTCACCCCTGGGCGCCGCCTTCTGGCGCAACCTGCGCACCGCATGGCCCACCGACACCGAGCGCCTGTCCGTGCTGGCCATCGAGGCCAAACAGGCCGCGCAGCGCGCGCTCGAACCCGAGCGGCGCCGGACCTTCCTCGTCAGCCTGCTGGGGGCGCTGCTGCTCCTGGTGGCCGGCAACTGGGCCGGTGAACGCCTGCTCGTGCGCCTCGCGCCGGCCAAGCTGCCCGCGGGCCGGCTGCGGCGCTCCCTGCTGGCCTCGGCCTCCGTGCTGGCGAACGTGATCTTCACCGGCACCGCCGCGCAGTGGCTGCTGAGCGGGCTCGACGCGGGCGACAACCTCGGCGAGCGACTCGACGGGCTCGGGCACTCCGCCGTGGGCATGGCGGTCTTCGCGGCCTTCGCCATCGGCCTGGGGCACGCGCTGCTCTCGCGCAAGCGCAGTTCCTGGCGCCTGCCCGCGTTGCCGGATGACCTCGCCCGCCGGCTGAGCCCCTACCCCTGGTGGATCGCGATCATCGCGGCGCTCGGCGGCATGGTGACGGAGATCAACGCCGCCGTGGGCGCCAGCCTTGCCGCGGAAGTCACCGCCCAGGCCTGCTTCGCGCTGCTGGTGGCCGCCGTCGTCGCCGCATCGGTGCGGCAGCTCAACGCGCCGCTGCCCGCATCGGCGCAGGAGCCGGCCAGCGGCGAGGATGCCGCTCCGGCCCCGGCCGCCACGCCGCCACGCCCGCTCTGGGTCGGCCTGCTGGTCGCCTGCGCGGGCATCGCCTCCCTGGCCGTGGTGCTGCTGGTCGCCTTCGGCTACATCGCGCTGGCCGGGGCCCTGGCGCGGCAGATGGTCTGGAGCGGCGTCGCCTTCGCTACCGCCTACCTGCTCTACCAACTGGTGGACGACCTCTGCGATGCCCTGCTCTCCTCGCGCAGCGGCTTCGGGCGGCGCCTGCACACGGGCATGGGCATCGACCCGGGCCTGCTCGACCAGGCGGCGGTCGTGCTCTCGGGCGCCCTGCGCGTCGTGCTGTTCTTCTATCTCATCATCGCCCTGCTGGCCCCCTTCGGCACCGGCCCGGACGAGCTGTTCCGCCGCGGCAGCGCGATGGACCAGGGCCTCAACCTCGGCAACTTCGCGCTGGCACCGCAGGCCCTGCTGACGGCGCTGGGCGTCGTCATCGCGGGCTTCATCGGCATCCGCGTGATCAAGCGCTGGCTCAGCGACCGGTACTTCCCCAGCACCACGCTGGAGCCGGGCATGCGCAGCTCCATCACCACCCTGCTGGGCTACTTCGGCGGCGTGATGGTGATCGCGGCCGCGCTGGCGGCGCTGGGCATCAGCGTGGAGCGCATCGCCTGGGTCGCGAGCGCGCTGTCGGTGGGTATCGGCTTCGGGCTGCAGGCCATCGTGCAGAACTTCATCTCGGGCCTGATCCTGCTGGCAGAGCGGCCCGTGAAGGTGGGCGACTGGGTCAAGCTCGGCGACACCGAAGGCGACATTCGCCGCATCAACGTGCGCGCCACCGAGATCCAGCTGGGCGACCACTCCACCGTCATCGTGCCCAACTCGGAATTCATCACCAAGACTGTGCGCAACATGACCTGGGGCGGCTCGCAGGGCCGCGTGCTGCTGCGCCTGCCGGCCCCGCTGGACACCGACGCCCAGCGCATGCGCGCCCTGATCCTGGATGCCTTCAAGGCGCACGAGAGCATCCTGGAGAGCCCCGGGCCCAGCGTCACGCTGGAAGACATCGTGAGCGGCACCCTCACCTTCCTGGCCATCGGCTACGTGAGCAACCCGCGCAACGCCGGTGGCGTGAAGAGCGACCTGCTGTTCTCCATCCTCGAATCGCTGCGCGCCGCGGGCCTGGCGCTCTCGCCCCCGGCCACCACCGCCGTGGCGCCGCTGTCCGCCGCCGCCCTCCAGCCCAGGGATCCGGCCGGCACGCCCACGCCGGGTACGGCATAGGCCACCGCAGCAGGCCCGCTGGCTGCTTCAGCCCAGTCCGGCGCAGCTCAGTCCAGCCTGGCGCCGGACTGCTGCACCGCCACGGCCCAGCGCGGCATTTCCGCCGCCAGGAAACTGGCGAACGCATCGGCGCCCAGGAAGGCCGGGTCTGCGCCCTGCGCCACCATGCGGTTTTTCACGTCGGGCGACTGCATGACCTGGCCGAACGCATCGCTGAGCTTCGCCACCACGTCTTTCGGCGTGCCGGCCGGCGCCAGGAAGCCGTAGAAGCCCACCACCTCGAAATTCGGGATGCCGCCCTCGATCACCGTCGGCACATCGGGCAGCGCCGGATTGCGCGCCCGGCTGGTGACGGCCAGCGCACGCACCTTGCCCTGCTGGTGGTAGGCCGCCGCCTGCGGAATGCTCTCGGCCATGAACTGCACCTGCCCGCCCATCAGGTCGGTGAAGGCCGGTGCGCTGCCGCGGTAGGGGATATGCACCATGAACAGCCCGGTCGCCGTCTTGAACATCTCCGGCACCAGGTGGCTGATGCCCCCGTTGCCCGCCGAGCCGAAGTTCACCTGCCCCGGCCGCGCCTTGGCGTAGGCAATGAACTCCTGCAGGTTCCGCACCGGCAGCTTCGGATTGACCAGCAGCGCCAGCGGCTGCATCGCCGTGCGCGCGATGGGCGTGAAGTCCTTGAGCGTGGAGTACGGCAGCTTGCTGTAAAGCGCCGGGTTGATGACCATCACCCCCGTGTTGGCCAGCATCAGCGTATGGCCGTCCGGCGGCGCCTTCATCACATCCTGCGCGCCCACCGTGCCGCCCGCACCGGCCTTGTAGTCCACCACCACCGGCTGGCCCAGCACGGCCTGCAGCTTGTCGGTCAGCAGCCGCGCATGCTGGTCCAGCGGGCCTCCGGCCGGGAAGCCGACCACCACGCGGATGGGCTTGGAGGGAAAGGCGGGCTGGGCCAGGACGGCCGCGGACAGACAGGCCAGGGTGGCGGCGGTGAGCCAGGTGCGCAAGCGCATGGGAAGTCTCCGTGAATGTCGGTGTTATGGAGACGGCAGCTTAAGGCGGGAGCGGCCATGGAGGCAGGGGCAATACCCGTGTGATGGCGGCTTCGCGGCGATTGCCGGCGCTCTGGCAGCTAACGCGCCGTCCGCCCGCGCTGCAGCCCCTTGGCGGCCACCTCCTGCGAGGCCCATTCGGCCTGTTCGATGAGCCGCCCCAGTTCCTGCACCGCCGCACGGCTGTCCTGCACCGACTCATCGCTGTACACCAGCATGTAATCCATCATGGGCAGTGGCGGCAACCCGTCGCGCTCGTCCAGCAGCACCATGCCGGGACGCATGTTGTCGCTCGTGAACATGGCCACCGCCAGGCCGCTCAGCACGGCGGCACGCAGGTCGTGCAGGCTGTGCGAACTGAAGGCCTTGTGCCAGGCGATGTCGGCCCGCTCGAGCGCATCGATCCCGATCTGGCCGCACACGCAAGGCAGCGGGGAATAGGCCAGCGGCAGCGATGCGCCGTCCAGCCGCTCCCAGCACTCGGCGGCAGCCCATACCATCGGCAGGCGCCGCAGCAGGATGCCGCCGCTCACCTCCGACGTGCTGGTGATCACGGCGAGGTCCAGATCCCCTTCGCGCACCATGGCAGACAGGTCGAGCGTGAGGCCCACGCTCACCTCCAGGCGGACATGCGGACAACTGCGCGCGAACTGGTGCAGCAGTTGCGGCAGGCCATCGCTCATGAAGTGCTCCTGCACCCCCAGGCGCACGGTGCCCTCGATCGGCGAGCAACGGAAATGCCGCTCCAGCGCTTCCTGTGCCTGCAGCACGCGCTGGGCGTGGTGCAGCAGATCCTCGCCATCGGCCGTCAGGCCCAGGCGCCGGGTCGTGCGGCGGAACAGCGGCCGACCCACCAGCGCCTCCAGCCGCCGGATCTGGTGGCTGACGGCGGACTGCGTCAGGTGCAGTTGCTGGGCCGCACGGGTGAAGCCCTGGTTGCGATGCACCGCGACGAAGGTATGCAGCAATCCGGTGTCGATGGTCATCGCGCCCTATAAATTAAAAAATTAACTGAATCCCACATTATTTAATCATTTGCATCATGAAGCCAGTCTTTCCAGAATGGCACCTGCCTTTCCGGCCTTCTTTCTGGAGACCCATCCCATGCCTGCCCACCGTCCAACATCCCAGGCCCTGGCGCTGGCCGCCATCTGCCTTTCCGCACTGATGTTCGGCCTGGAGATTTCCAGCGTGCCCGTGATCCTGTCCGTGCTGGACCAGGAACTGCACGCCGACTTCCAGGGCCTGCAATGGATCATGAATGCCTACACCATCGGCTGCACCACGGTGCTGATGGCCACCGGCACCCTGGCGGACCGCTATGGCCGCCGCCGCGTCTTCATGCTCAGCGTGCTGGCGTTCGGCCTCGCTTCGCTCTGGTGCGGATGGGCCGGCTCCACGCCCGTGCTCATCCTGGGCCGGCTGGTGCAGGGCATCGCAGGCGGCGCGATGTTCATCTGCTCCATCGCCCTCCTCTCGCACCAGTTTCCCGACGGCCGGGAGCGGGGCCGCGCCTTCGCGGTCTGGGGCGTGGTGGCCGGCGTCGGGCTGGGTTTCGGCCCCATGGCCGGCAGCGCCATCGTCTGGGCCTCCAGCTGGCACTGGGTGTTCCTCGTGCACGTGCCGCTGTCCGCGCTCACGCTGGCCCTGATCCGCGCCGGCGTGGCGGAATCCCGCGACCCACAGGCACGGGAGCACCGGCTGGACTGGGCCGGCCTCGGCACGCTGACCCTGGCCGTGCTCGGCTTCACCGGCTTCCTCATGCAGGGCGAAAGCCTCGGCTGGAAGAGCCCTGCCGTCCTCGGCCTGGCCACCCTGGCCGCCGCCAGCCTGGCGGCATTCGTCGCGGTGGAGCGCAGCCAGCCCCGCCCGATGTTCGACTTCTCCGTGTTCGCGATCCGCGACTTCTCTGGCGGCATCCTGGCCTGCGTCGGCATGAACTGCAGCTACTGGCCCTTCATGATCTATCTGCCCTTCTACTTCAGCGCCGGCGTGGGCCTGGACACCACGGCCACCGGCCTGATGCTGCTGGTCTATACGGTGCCGTTCCTGGTCATGCCGCCTGTCGCCCAGTGGCTGCTGCTGCGCTACCAGGCGGCCTGGGTGATCCCCTCCGGGCTCTTCGTCATCGGGCTGGGCTTCATGCTGATGTGGGGCGGCAGCCTGCTGGCCCACCTGGGCAGCTGGACCGTGCTGCCCGGCGCGCTCGTCGCAGGCATCGGGCTGGGACTGACCACGACGCCGGCCACCAACATGACCACCGCCTCGGTGCCGCCGCACCGCGCCGGCATGGCGTCAGGCATGGACGTGAGCGCACGCCTCATCACGCTGGTCATCCACATCGCCGTAATGGGCCTGGTGCTGGTGGCGGGCATACAGGCCGCATTGCGCGGGCTGTGGGGCCCGGCGGTGGAACCGGGCCTGCTGCAGGCGTTGGCCCAGCGGCTCGCGGGGGGCGACCT comes from the Paracidovorax avenae ATCC 19860 genome and includes:
- a CDS encoding DUF3772 domain-containing protein — encoded protein: MDATIHSLSLMRLLRRLPHSVRALVLLAACLLAGPPGTAQAAPQAPASAPASAGSAAASRAAAAAAAAAAADIVDPDTPLPSVDELRKRLEAIPRKLGDQDDGRKLVNDAYAVGATAEQVVARRTADLADLDSRLAGLGPAPEKGAPADSPDVVQQRSALAKQRATVDADLKLARLIAVDAEQLGADLLRQRRQQFQAELTARADSPLGAAFWRNLRTAWPTDTERLSVLAIEAKQAAQRALEPERRRTFLVSLLGALLLLVAGNWAGERLLVRLAPAKLPAGRLRRSLLASASVLANVIFTGTAAQWLLSGLDAGDNLGERLDGLGHSAVGMAVFAAFAIGLGHALLSRKRSSWRLPALPDDLARRLSPYPWWIAIIAALGGMVTEINAAVGASLAAEVTAQACFALLVAAVVAASVRQLNAPLPASAQEPASGEDAAPAPAATPPRPLWVGLLVACAGIASLAVVLLVAFGYIALAGALARQMVWSGVAFATAYLLYQLVDDLCDALLSSRSGFGRRLHTGMGIDPGLLDQAAVVLSGALRVVLFFYLIIALLAPFGTGPDELFRRGSAMDQGLNLGNFALAPQALLTALGVVIAGFIGIRVIKRWLSDRYFPSTTLEPGMRSSITTLLGYFGGVMVIAAALAALGISVERIAWVASALSVGIGFGLQAIVQNFISGLILLAERPVKVGDWVKLGDTEGDIRRINVRATEIQLGDHSTVIVPNSEFITKTVRNMTWGGSQGRVLLRLPAPLDTDAQRMRALILDAFKAHESILESPGPSVTLEDIVSGTLTFLAIGYVSNPRNAGGVKSDLLFSILESLRAAGLALSPPATTAVAPLSAAALQPRDPAGTPTPGTA
- a CDS encoding LysR family transcriptional regulator, with protein sequence MTIDTGLLHTFVAVHRNQGFTRAAQQLHLTQSAVSHQIRRLEALVGRPLFRRTTRRLGLTADGEDLLHHAQRVLQAQEALERHFRCSPIEGTVRLGVQEHFMSDGLPQLLHQFARSCPHVRLEVSVGLTLDLSAMVREGDLDLAVITSTSEVSGGILLRRLPMVWAAAECWERLDGASLPLAYSPLPCVCGQIGIDALERADIAWHKAFSSHSLHDLRAAVLSGLAVAMFTSDNMRPGMVLLDERDGLPPLPMMDYMLVYSDESVQDSRAAVQELGRLIEQAEWASQEVAAKGLQRGRTAR
- the ugpQ gene encoding glycerophosphodiester phosphodiesterase; protein product: MTATPSTTPPADWPYPRWIAHRGAGRLAPENTLAAFRLGAHHGYRMFECDAKLSSDGVVFLLHDATLERTTNGRGTAGDRPWGELSQLDAGSWHSRGSAGEPLPTLEHLARYCLANGYLLNIEIKPTPGTEEETGRAVASLAARLWHQAEVPPLLTSFKVAALAGARDAAPLLPRGLLLDSLPDGWLDTARQLGCAAVVCHHALWTAEHVAAVKDCGLRTLSYTVNDEWAAQRLLDLGTDGIITDRVDLFSPAMG
- the ugpA gene encoding sn-glycerol-3-phosphate ABC transporter permease UgpA; this encodes MEKRVRFQSAWLPWLLIAPQMAIIVVFFFWPASQALVQSLQMQDAFGTSTEWVGLENFRRLFDDPGYIESFKTTAFFSVLVAASGIVLSLLLAVFADRVVKGAMFYKTLLILPYAVAPAVAAVLWVFMFSPSLGVVSYALGHFGIDWNHLLNSGQAMALIVMASVWKQISYNFLFFLAGLQSIPKSLIEAAAIDGAGPWRRFWSVQFPLLSPTTFFLLVINVVYAFFDTFAIVDAATQGGPGKDTAILVYKVYYDGFKAMDLGGSAAQSVVLMLIVVALTVVQFRYVEKKVQY
- a CDS encoding sn-glycerol-3-phosphate import ATP-binding protein UgpC, with product MASLSLRNVVKRYGHGPKANQVIHGVNAEIADGEFIVIVGPSGCGKSTLLRMVAGLEEISGGEIAIGNRVVNDLEPAQRDIAMVFQNYALYPHMTNFENMAYGLKIAKVPKDEIKARVDKAAKILELGHLLERKPRELSGGQRQRVAMGRAIVRQPQVFLFDEPLSNLDAKLRAQTRLEIQKLHRELGITSLFVTHDQVEAMTLAQRMIVMNGGVMEQFGTPEEVYHTPASTFVASFIGSPPMNLLKNAPGGRQGAILGIRPEHIDISSVGWELRVETVELLGAERLVYGRLQSGGGDEPVIVRIEEGSHHPQPGDTIHVEPRMDRLHWFDAASGKRL
- a CDS encoding bleomycin resistance protein, with the protein product MEHAAPLHATIPVLASLDLDESAAFYSGRLGFTVASRTDDYLIATRDGCELHFWLCGERHIAENTSCYARGDVRALHAEFTQRGLVLPPPVERPWGMRELYVHDPHGNLLKFGEQILTP
- a CDS encoding Bug family tripartite tricarboxylate transporter substrate binding protein — protein: MRLRTWLTAATLACLSAAVLAQPAFPSKPIRVVVGFPAGGPLDQHARLLTDKLQAVLGQPVVVDYKAGAGGTVGAQDVMKAPPDGHTLMLANTGVMVINPALYSKLPYSTLKDFTPIARTAMQPLALLVNPKLPVRNLQEFIAYAKARPGQVNFGSAGNGGISHLVPEMFKTATGLFMVHIPYRGSAPAFTDLMGGQVQFMAESIPQAAAYHQQGKVRALAVTSRARNPALPDVPTVIEGGIPNFEVVGFYGFLAPAGTPKDVVAKLSDAFGQVMQSPDVKNRMVAQGADPAFLGADAFASFLAAEMPRWAVAVQQSGARLD
- a CDS encoding methyl-accepting chemotaxis protein — its product is MRNFKISTRLLWLLGGLSALLVAVGAVGLLGIARSNHALESMYRERLTAQIAIADLRYLTARNRQLVSGALLSPSPEKVEQALREARENVVLSDQLWSRIQALPLEPELREAVQRTGEQRRKIMQEGLGPALSALKDADIAAVRVLAVRKFDALYDPLDKSIASAVDLSRQFAEQDYALAVARFGTLRAVLGAAIAAGVLLAALFGLALVRGIARSLRRAALVADAVARGDLTQPIDVRGLDEVATVMQSLASMQASLCVVVDSVRQTSDRVLTASAEIAQGNQDLSDRTEQQAAALQQTAAATGQLSGTVSQNADHAVQAHRLAQAASEVAVRGGAVMADVVQTMQGIQHSSQKIADIIGVIDSIAFQTNILALNAAVEAARAGDQGRGFAVVASEVRSLAGRSAEAAREIKGLIGDSVGRVHSGTALVDAAGTTMGEIVGAIRSVTGIVGDITAASGEQSTGVAQISSAVGSIDQTTQQNAALVEEMAAAASHMRHQAQSLVDAVAVFRLPRDPGPMDSQPPRTPMRALAQG
- the ugpE gene encoding sn-glycerol-3-phosphate ABC transporter permease UgpE → MVERSLTRGILAHFIMILGIVIVAFPLYLAFVASTHTAQEIVQAPMPLLPGTNFWDTYKAALFGRDQGAGSTAPVARMMWVSFVSAIVITVGKIAISLLSAFAIVYFRFPFKGLCFWLIFITLMLPVEVRIGPTYQVVSDLGLLNSYAGLTVPLIASATATFLFRQFFLTVPDELVEAARIDGAGPMRFFKDVLVPLSRTSIAALFVIQFIYGWNQYLWPLLATTSEDMYPVVIGIKRMIAGGDGQNEWNIVMATAILAMLPPAAVVILMQKWFVKGLVDTEK